In Ignavibacteria bacterium, the sequence TGGTTTTATCAGTGCATCAACACGCAAATCATTATATGATGATTCACCTGTTGAATTTGCCAGTGATGCAGTTGGTACACCATACAGGGTTCTTCCGTAACAGTTTCTTCTCTAAAATACGCAGATCGAAAATCTGCAGATGTAAAACAGTAAATAAGCCTTCCGGTATCCCCCCGGAAGGCTTTTTATTTATCAATATCCATCTAAAAAAATTATTTAATGCAATGTTTATCAAACAATTAAACCCAATTATACAGTGATATCGTTAATTGAAACGGTTATATATTTCCTCTTTACTTACCTATTATTGCTAACTATATTGGTTATACATTAATAAATATTACTTTTCATAAATTTTAAAAGGGGGAAATTATGAAGAAGTTTTCAATTAGTAAATTACTCATTGCAGCAATACTGCTCTTCTTCCTTACATTCATTACAACTGATCTTCTATCGCAAAACTGGTCTGCCTGCGGTACAGGTTCTAATGACGAAGTAAGGGCACTTGTAAATTACGGCGGGCAGCTTGTAGCAGCAGGCGATTTTACAAGTATAGGAGGAATTTCCGCTAACAGGATAGCATCATGGAACGGGACTTCATGGAGTTCACTTGGGCTTGGAACGAACGGAAGGGTTTCAGCTCTTATCGTTATGAGCGGTGAGCTTATTGTTGGGGGTGATTTTTCTCAGGTTGGTGGAGTGGGTGCAGGAAGGCTTGCCAAATGGAACGGTACAAACTGGCTGCTCTTCGGAAGCAACCAGTCTTTTAACAACGATATTTATTCTCTGGCTGTTTATAATAATGAGCTTTATGCTGCAGGCAGCTTTACAAGTGTTGGAGGAAATACCAGGAACAGAATTGCGCGGTGGACAGGTTCTTCGTGGGAATCTGTCGGACTTGGGCTTAACGGTACAGTAAGAACACTGAAAGTATATAACAATACGCTTGTTGCCGGCGGCGAGTTCACAACTGCAGGGGGAATAAACGCAAACCGTATTGCTTCATGGAACGGAAGCTCATGGAGCGCACTTGGCCTGGGTGTAAACAACACCGTATACGCGCTGGAAGTGCTTAACAATGAACTGGTAGTAGGAGGAAGCTTTACTACTGTAGGCGGTGTTTCTGTAAACCGCATAGCAAAGTGGAACGGAAGCTGGTCTGCTATTGGAACAGGGACTAATAATACCGTATACTCACTTCACTCAAGCGGAAGCTATTTATACACTGGTGGTGAATTTACTTCCGCTGGCGGCATAGGTGCCAACAGGATAGCGCGGTGGAACGGATCAAACTGGTCTGCCATGGCATCTGGAATGTCCGGAGGCGACCCTATAATAGTTATGGCAATTTCAGTTTTCGCTACTCTGCCTTATGCCGGCGGTGATTTTACTTCCGCAGGCGGAGTAACTGTTAACAACATCTCAAAGTGGGGTTCACCCACAGGTATAGAGCCCACAGGTACAGCGTTACCTGAAAAATTTTCACTTGGGCAGAATTATCCTAACCCGTTCAACCCGGTTACAAAAATAAAATTCGGTTTAAATGCACCGGGGCAAACTTCACTGGTGATATATGATAACACCGGAAGGGTTTTAGATATACTGGCCAATGAAAACCTGCCTGCTGGGAATTATGAAGTTAGCTTCGATGCCGCAAAATATTCCAGCGGTGTTTATTATTACGAGCTCTCATCAGGAACATACAGAGATGTAAAGAAAATGACTTTGATCAAATAAAAAGTACTGCTTAACAATAGGAATTTAAATGATTTCATATTTAGCCCGGTCTGTATTTAATATTGACCGGGCTAAGTTTTTTATATCTAAATAAAGAAAGCCCGGGGGTTATAAGATCTCAGATAAAAATTTTACAAATATTTGTATTAAATTTTTTATCAATAATGTTCAGCAAAATAGTTTATTAGCCTTGATACCTTAACAATTTCGTATCATATTTTTAGAATGTAACTATAAATATCAGGAATTTAAATTTCATTTCTTAACACAAAACTCCGGTTCTTAACACTTTAACTTCATTTTAACTATATAATAATATGAGATTTATCATATTATTAATTGATATTTAACATTGTTAAAAATTTTTAAATAGGTTAAGTTTGAATTAAGATATAGTTCAGAAACTGTTAGCTACAGCAAAGGGGCAGTGAAAAATGAAAAAAATATCAGGAATTATCTGGTTGCTATTACTCAGCAGCATATTCAGTTATTCTTCAGGTACCAATGACAAAAATGAATATAAAGATAACAGGGATCTTTTCCTGAAGCTTTACCAGGAAGAAAAAATGGTTTATGACCTGCTTGGTGAATTTCATGAAAGATGGTCATTGAGCGTATTTTATTCTGTGCAGCAGCGGGAAGCAAGGCATGTATGGTGTGTTGAAAGAATAATGGATAATTACGGCTACAACTACAAAACCAATTCAAATACAGGTTCATACCAGGATAAAGAGATACAGAAAATTTATGACGAGCTGACAGTAAAAGGATGTATAAGCGATCTTGCAGCACTTGAAGCAGCAGCCTTCATTAAAGAAAAATATATTTACCAGCTTCGCCAGAGAATCCGTTACCAGGAAGATGGCTATGTAGTGAAGGTGATTTTTCTTATGGAAAGTGCGGCACAATCTCACCTGAGAGCGTTTGTCAATAGTATAAAATTATCAGGCTCAGAATATACCCCCCAATTTTTTACAGATGAAGAATTCAGCAGTATAATAGAGAGAAATTAAAAAGTGTTTCAAAATTTGTGTAGATTTACGTAAAAATAAAAGACCCCATTTGGGGTCTTTTAATAATAAATAATATGAATCGCCATTTCTTAATGGTTGATCCAGGCTTTCCGGATCTTTAACTGTAATTCATCAGGCTGCGCAACCCCTCTTATTACATGTAATTCGTTCTTTTTTACCAATGTGGCAATTGAAGATAAAGTTATATTTTTTATCTCGCCCTTTTTATTTTTACGCTTTACTTCCACTGTATATTTATCACCCGGTTTGACTAATTTATTGGGTGTAAAAAGCAGATTTTCAAAAGCAGTTAACGTCAATGGATTGCCATTAATTGAAACAAGTATATCATCTTTTTTAATATTTAGTTTTTTACCGAACTCTGAAACATCTGTAATATAAACAGAGCCCTTAAAATCCGGTTTAGCGGTACCGCCAATTAAATCAAGCACTTCTGCCTCACCATTTGGCAGGTATTCAAACCCGGCAAAAACGAGAAAGTCATTTAATGGCAGCCTGTTTGAACCTTCAACATAATTTTTTAAAAAAACACCGATTTCAGGATAGGTTAAACCTGTAATTGCATCAAATAATTCATCATCATCAAAAGGTTTATCGGGTCCGTATTTATTCATAAGGTCACGTTTCAGGTTTTGCAGTCCGTATTTACCTTCTGATAGCTTTAAAAGATAGAGGTCTAAACACATATTGATCAATGCACCTTTTTGGTAAACGTTGCCATATTGGGGTTTGTAAATGTTTAGCGCACCCTTGCTTAATTCTGTAAAAGAAAGCGAATCATTATAAATTAAAAGAGAGTAGAAAACTTTTTTCCTCATTCTTTGCAGGAAGTCTTCCGGAGTTATTAAAGAGGTTTTTACCTGAAAATGCTGTGCGTAATATTCCGTTGAGCCTTCATAGAGCCAAAGGTGTTTGCTCATTTTTGGTGCATTAAAATCGAAATAATGAATTTCTTTTGAATGAATACTGAGAGGAGTTACAATGTGAAAGAACTCATGTGAAATAACATCATTGAACCCATCAACAAAAGCGGCATTATCAACTTCTAAGTTAGTCATTACCGTTGATGTAAAATGCTCCAGGGCACCGGTACTTCCTGATTTCGGCAATGCACCAAAAAGGTAAACCAATACCGAATACTGCTTTGCCGGCAGCGAACCGCCAAGATATTCACCCTGTGCAGTGAATAACTTTTTAGTGTCCTCTTTCAGATAGTCAACATTAACTTTTTTATTGGGTGAATAGACAGATATAAGCACTTTCATATTGTTAACCATCATTGTGGCTGTATCAGGCAGGCAGTAAAGGATAGGATTATCGTGAAGCTGAAAATAATTTTGAGCTGCAAATACATCGGTGCTTTCATTTGTTGAAATTAAAGGCAGAGAGGTTGAGCCGTAAAAGCCTTTAGGCTTATTAACAGTTAAAGAAAAAGGGCTATCTTTAAAGCCGTCAAAATATCCAACAAAACAAAAATTATTCAATACAAAAGCCTTTCCTGAATCTATACAAGAACCGGCAGGCTCAAAAACAACCGGAAGATCATCTGAGTGGTATGAATCACGCACTATATATCCTATATGATGCAGGTTTGATGCCCCTGTTATAATCCAAATATTGGTATCTTTCCTTTCAACCTGCAGCTCTGAATTATTGATGTCATATGCCCTGAGGTCTGAAACAAATCTTCCAAAGTTATTTATGGCATAAGTACCCGGAACAATTTTAGGGAAATGATATTCGGCAGTTTCTGAGGTGATATTGGGTGCCTTAACTTCTACATACAGTCTGTGATCGCCGGTAGCTTTGGTGAGATCGATAGCTGCTTCGGTAATGTTAGCTGTATCTGAGAATGTTTGCGGTTCGCCGGTATAAGAGTTTCTTGATACTGTTATTACAAACAGGATGAACAGAATTTTCAGGATTTTCATGACAGTATATTTTATTTAATAAAGTGATATTAAAATATTCTATAAAGTTGATATAATCAAAGCAAATATATAAAATTTATATTTTTATATTGTTTAAATTAATTTATAATATTATCCTGCGGTTACTAAATTTAATAATCTGGACTTTATTACATCTTAATACAGGAGTTTATTGCGGGATTTTATGAATAACAAATGCAATTTTCAAAATCTACCCTTTTTTTTAATTATCATTATATTGATTTTGTCCGGTTCAGCCAGGTCTCAGGATCTAAGAGAGCGGGCCATGAATGCATTTGTTTTCTGGCACGGCTTTAAGTCTGAAATGACAATTAAGGAAATTGTATCATACTGTGCGCCTGTATTCTGGTTTTCACCTGATGAACCAATGCTGTATAATAAGACCGGCAAAGATATTAAAATACCTCAGAGATTTCCATTTGATACGCTTGCATCAAGCCCTGCCGTATATTACATGGTTAAGAACATTTTTACTCTTAAAGATAAAGAACATCTTGCAGTCAGGCTGAACAAATTAAATATAGATAGTTCAGTTATAAATCTTAATTATGTTAACGGTATGGATATCTGTTATAATCATTATTATGAATTTGAAGCAGGACTCGGTAAACATCACCATGATACAGAGCAGTCTGAATTCAAGATATTTGTACAATATAAACAGGTTAACGATACTTTAAGGGAATATTATCTTATCCTTCTGCAGGTTACAGCTAAAGCCCATGCGCTTGAGTGGTATGATAATGTGTTTAACGTTGATATAGATGCACTGGAAACTAACCTGCCTTTCAATATTCTGGTAGAAGAAGGCAAACATGCAAGCTGTACCGATGTAAATGGTGATGGTTACTACACTCCGGGATATGATGTTAACCTGAGAAAAAATGACGCCTGGGGTTTGCGGGACGTTATCCGGTCAGGGGAGCTGTTTACTTCACAATATCAGGCATATATGTCAAAAATAAGGAAACCCGAACATAAAGTTCTTCCTCCGCTTCCATATGATTCACCGCACCGCCATAAATATATAATTGATAGTGTTTACGCTCCGCATAATTCTGTATATGAACTCAGACCCATGCCCAAACCTTCTATGGCTGGTAAAGATTATCATTTGAAAAATGATATGATAGGTTACTATTCCAAAAACTGGCCGGAAATATCTGATAATACAACGAATGTGGAAATTGAAGAATGGTGGGAAAGCGGTCAGCTTATAAAATCCATTGGAATAATGGGAAGATATAATAATACTTTTGGTATTTCAGCAACATTTCCGTTGCTGCTTATAAAAAACGTAGAAGCACCGTTAATAGGCGGCTGGATTGTGAACAGGATATATTTACAGGGAAATGAACTTCGGGATATAGGCTATAACCTGCTGATCACTCCATCTGCATCAAGGTTTATGGATCCTTATTTTGCGGCAGGGGTTGAGTTTAATCAAAAAGAAAACTACATCAGCGGAGAAAGTAAGTACAGTACGGATTTCGTTCTTGAAACCGGACTGAAATTCAGGGCAAACGTTAGATTTACGCCGTTGAAATTCCTCAGCGCTATAACAGATTTCTGGGGTTTAAGAGTAGGGATAAAAAACAAGGGTTTCAGGAACATACGTGAGCTGACGTATGTAATTGAATTTGGAGCAGGAGTATGGTAAATCTTAATTAATTTTCTGCACACGATACTCAATAGTAATACACAAATAAGCCCTGGCCGCCGGTTGATATCCAAAGCTCATCTTTTGTATCGCGAAGTTTTAATGATCTGACAGAAGGTATTACGCCATGCCCGGGAATATAAATATGCTCCCATGTAGCGCCGCCATCTTTTGATAAATAAATTTTATTATAATCGTCGCCATCTTTCATTCCGAATAATGCAATAGTATTGCCTTTACAATCAACATAAAACACAGAAGTAAAAGCAGGCAATTTTTCAAATGAGCTGCCGCGGTTATTTGATCTGAAAAGCCCGTAATTCCTGATACCAGCCCAGATCATTCCGCCGCCAAGAGGGTCAACATCAATAGCCCCTTTGTTCCTGTAATCAATCGCCGGGTTTTGCACAATATAATTTTTAAAGCTGAATGTTCTGCCGTAATCTGTACTGATAAAAAAACCACCCGCCTGCACACCGGATTCATTTCCGCCTTCGATATAAAAATATACAATGGAGGGATCAACAGGATCAACTTCGATATAATCTGTAGTATTAAAAAGTCCGCTTACAATTGAATTTTTATAAATTGCATCAGCTTCGCCCGTAAAAACTGATTTTTCAAAACTTATTCCGCTATTGGTACTGAAGTATAAACCATACCAATATGCCCCCGGGTTTGAGGCATCATAAATTGTATGGTTATAAACTCCGCCTCCCATTAGAACTATTAATATATCGTTTTTACCGTCTGTCGTGATATCACCATCATTTAATATAGCATCATATCCCGGACCAGCTTCAGGGTAAGAAAGGATCCCCGTTGGTTTCAAAATAGAATAACTGCCTGGTTCGCCGCGGTTATTTGAAACAGCTATTGCGGGGTAATATGTAAATACGCTGCCGCCTATAAGATAAATTTTGTTCGGGTTATTTTTTGAAACCAGGGTTCTGCAAACATTTGGCAGGTATGAATCCCCGTTATTTTCAGGCGGGGGAGGGTCTTTGGTATAATTTCTTGAATAGTTAATTATCCGCGGTAGATTTTTGTCATCGGTTCTGGCCATTCCCCAGTCACTTATAGGAATATAAATATCACCGGATGGAGAAAATGTAACATCATAAACCACCGTCATATCTATCCCTTCACCATTAAAGCGCCAGCTTTTACCTTTATTAGTGGTGATAAACGGACCTGCCCCGCCGCTGGAGTATATAATATTATTATCAGCCGGATTTTGAAAAGTTATTATATTTGAAGTATAGATCTTATCCTGTGTTTCAAGTGTATGTTTGGGATTATATTGTTTTTCCAGCAGGAATTCAAGCTGGTTTCCCCAGCTGTCGCCATCATTTACAGATATTTTTGCCGGGTAACCCATCATGTTGCAGAAAAGCTTTGATTCATCATAATCATAAAATGTAATGCCTATTATTTCAGTACCGTATCCGGAATAATAACCGAAATTTCCGGTAAGCTCCGTAATAGAAGACGCATCGTTGTTTAACCTGAACAGCTTTCCTGTTGTCACAAAACCGGTTAAACCTCCGCTGCTGTTTTGTTTCAGCAGTATCTGGTAAACGCCATCTATCTGCCCG encodes:
- a CDS encoding T9SS type A sorting domain-containing protein, whose product is MKKFSISKLLIAAILLFFLTFITTDLLSQNWSACGTGSNDEVRALVNYGGQLVAAGDFTSIGGISANRIASWNGTSWSSLGLGTNGRVSALIVMSGELIVGGDFSQVGGVGAGRLAKWNGTNWLLFGSNQSFNNDIYSLAVYNNELYAAGSFTSVGGNTRNRIARWTGSSWESVGLGLNGTVRTLKVYNNTLVAGGEFTTAGGINANRIASWNGSSWSALGLGVNNTVYALEVLNNELVVGGSFTTVGGVSVNRIAKWNGSWSAIGTGTNNTVYSLHSSGSYLYTGGEFTSAGGIGANRIARWNGSNWSAMASGMSGGDPIIVMAISVFATLPYAGGDFTSAGGVTVNNISKWGSPTGIEPTGTALPEKFSLGQNYPNPFNPVTKIKFGLNAPGQTSLVIYDNTGRVLDILANENLPAGNYEVSFDAAKYSSGVYYYELSSGTYRDVKKMTLIK
- a CDS encoding DUF2202 domain-containing protein, giving the protein MKKISGIIWLLLLSSIFSYSSGTNDKNEYKDNRDLFLKLYQEEKMVYDLLGEFHERWSLSVFYSVQQREARHVWCVERIMDNYGYNYKTNSNTGSYQDKEIQKIYDELTVKGCISDLAALEAAAFIKEKYIYQLRQRIRYQEDGYVVKVIFLMESAAQSHLRAFVNSIKLSGSEYTPQFFTDEEFSSIIERN
- a CDS encoding peptidase M61, translating into MKILKILFILFVITVSRNSYTGEPQTFSDTANITEAAIDLTKATGDHRLYVEVKAPNITSETAEYHFPKIVPGTYAINNFGRFVSDLRAYDINNSELQVERKDTNIWIITGASNLHHIGYIVRDSYHSDDLPVVFEPAGSCIDSGKAFVLNNFCFVGYFDGFKDSPFSLTVNKPKGFYGSTSLPLISTNESTDVFAAQNYFQLHDNPILYCLPDTATMMVNNMKVLISVYSPNKKVNVDYLKEDTKKLFTAQGEYLGGSLPAKQYSVLVYLFGALPKSGSTGALEHFTSTVMTNLEVDNAAFVDGFNDVISHEFFHIVTPLSIHSKEIHYFDFNAPKMSKHLWLYEGSTEYYAQHFQVKTSLITPEDFLQRMRKKVFYSLLIYNDSLSFTELSKGALNIYKPQYGNVYQKGALINMCLDLYLLKLSEGKYGLQNLKRDLMNKYGPDKPFDDDELFDAITGLTYPEIGVFLKNYVEGSNRLPLNDFLVFAGFEYLPNGEAEVLDLIGGTAKPDFKGSVYITDVSEFGKKLNIKKDDILVSINGNPLTLTAFENLLFTPNKLVKPGDKYTVEVKRKNKKGEIKNITLSSIATLVKKNELHVIRGVAQPDELQLKIRKAWINH